A single Chanos chanos chromosome 8, fChaCha1.1, whole genome shotgun sequence DNA region contains:
- the pecam1b gene encoding platelet endothelial cell adhesion molecule, giving the protein MAANLLFLFLLFINWTGAQQTFTIEEVKLTIEPEGELKSGSSVTLNCTSKVSRTAGFIPNYEYSLHKNKNLLKSGSDVFTIPHARVSDSGSYHCSLRIGTVTKESASETLKISGLQTPVLIVEKTEVLEGDMVSISCEAKGETGPFVFVFLDGHRDIDSFETDNDQVQTKQPLTKPGIVTLSCRYTVKLRASTETSEISNKVNITVNELPITPLITVSPSSNVIEGDPLEVVCKVEGNLTGTQYDVDLVLGEEIRSTGKGQISFKKIVTANDSGVHKCRIRTDKVFKWTAASVTVQELFSQPVLTIQPPVVFEKERVNLSCSSSKYSRERITAKDIKYYIYRGDDLLTLGSFNGRHTLLANSSTNGNYSCKAEAKNISKKSTAVTFKAKVLVSQPVIRMGEVILGQPFQIFCRSEKGSLPIKYTLLKDNNDVSVSTVYGLSENASFTAIIHDQHEIYQFRCRAENNGSSIAESSRLNGTVIVPVKKASLTVITPDVTEGQTMTLLCQASNSSTTPLTFKWYRSSTRELLRTVTVNKLFGTHTIQEVSRENRDSYYCVALNKAGSVKSDPVMVEVRLARWKKGLIVASCLLLLAISILCGIVYYKSKRGKRATAAELSVKPSSRKSDGSLTVSLAHDTAVYNAPKAGVDGGGKSIWSEKPSDSDSSEQSSTDTPSEADVEYTEVVHPQPVDPTRVPLRKGTDTVYSELQTSLHGAPERVSYVSDFSSFSVTFILFSALPLDPV; this is encoded by the exons ATGGCCGCCaacctccttttcctcttcctcctcttcatcaacT GGACAGGAGCGCAGCAGA cattTACTATAGAAGAAGTTAAACTGACCATTGAGCCAGAGGGTGAACTCAAGAGTGGTAGTAGCGTGACTCTAAATTGTACATCTAAAGTCAGTCGCACTGCTGGATTCATCCCAAACTACGAGTACAGTTTACACAAAAATAAGAATCTGCTTAAGTCCGGCAGCGACGTCTTCACTATTCCCCACGCCAGAGTATCCGACTCAGGCTCGTACCATTGTTCCCTCCGGATTGGCACAGTGACAAAAGAAAGCGCATCAGAGACACTGAAAATCAGCG GTCTCCAGACTCCTGTTCTGATTGTGGAGAAGACGGAGGTGTTAGAGGGAGATATGGTTTCGATTTCGTGTGAGGCTAAGGGGGAAACTGGACCTTTCGTCTTCGTCTTCCTGGACGGCCATAGAGACATTGACAGTTTCGAGACTGACAACGACCaggtacaaacaaaacagccttTAACTAAACCAGGGATCGTCACATTGAGTTGTCGTTACACTGTCAAGTTGCGGGCTTCAACTGAAACATCTGAAATTAGCAACAAAGTGAACATCACAGTAAATG agCTGCCCATCACCCCATTAATTACTGTCTCACCATCAAGCAATGTCATCGAAGGGGACCCACTTGAAGTTGTCTGCAAAGTTGAAGGCAACCTCACCGGTACTCAGTACGATGTTGATCTGGTCCTTGGTGAAGAAATCCGTTCCACTGGGAAAGGTCAAATCAGTTTCAAAAAAATTGTTACAGCAAATGATTCTGGGGTGCATAAATGCAGGATTCGAACAGACAAAGTATTCAAATGGACTGCCGCCAGCGTAACAGTACAAG AGCTCTTCTCTCAGCCTGTCCTGACCATACAGCCCCCAGTGGTGTTTGAAAAGGAGCGCGTGAACCTGTCTTGCAGCAGTAGCAAATATTCTAGGGAGAGAATTACTGCAAAAGACATAAAGTACTACATTTACAGAGGTGATGACTTGTTAACATTAGGCAGTTTTAATGGACGGCATACATTACTGGCAAACTCTTCAACCAATGGGAATTACTCGTGCAAAGCAGAGGCAAagaacatttccaaaaaaagcACAGCCGTGACCTTCAAAGCAAAAG TCCTGGTCTCACAGCCTGTGATCAGGATGGGCGAGGTGATTCTCGGCCAGCCGTTCCAAATTTTCTGCCGCTCGGAGAAAGGTAGTTTGCCCATCAAATACACCCTGCTGAAAGATAACAACGATGTCAGCGTTAGCACGGTTTATGGCCTTAGCGAAAATGCAAGCTTCACTGCTATCATCCATGATCAGCACGAAATCTACCAATTCAGATGTCGGGCTGAAAACAATGGTTCATCCATCGCTGAAAGCAGCCGCCTCAACGGTACAGTCATAG TTCCTGTGAAAAAGGCATCTCTGACTGTTATAACACCTGATGTTACTGAGGGTCAAACAATGACCCTTCTCTGCCAGGCATCAAATAGCTCTACTACCCCCTTGACTTTTAAGTGGTACCGAAGCAGCACCAGGGAGCTTCTCCGCACAGTCACGGTTAATAAACTCTTTGGAACACACACAATCCAGGAGGTCAGCAGAGAGAATAGAGATTCATACTACTGTGTGGCACTGAATAAGGCCGGCAGTGTCAAAAGTGACCCAGTGATGGTTGAAG TGAGGCTGGCAAGATGGAAGAAGGGTCTGATAGTGGCTTCCTGCCTGCTGCTTTTGGCCATTTCAATTCTTTGTGGGATTGTGTACTACAAGTCCAAGAGAG gtaAAAGAGCGACGGCTGCCGAGCTCTCAGT AAAGCCTTCGAGCCGTAAATCAGATGGTTCTCTAACCGTGAGTCTTGCCCACGACACGGCGGTTTATAACGCACCCAAAG CGGGAGTGGATGGTGGAGGGAAAAGTATCTGGAGTGAAAAACCATCAGATTCAG ACAGCAGTGAACAGAGCAGTACAGACACACCCAGTGAAGCTGATGTGGAATACACAGAGGTAGTGCATCCGCAGCCTGTCGATCCAACACGAG TTCCCTTAAGGAAAGGCACGGACACGGTGTACAGCGAACTTCAAACATCCCTACACG